The following proteins are encoded in a genomic region of Ananas comosus cultivar F153 linkage group 25, ASM154086v1, whole genome shotgun sequence:
- the LOC109728927 gene encoding 2'-deoxymugineic-acid 2'-dioxygenase-like translates to MEMLLSNGPEHRSVPERFIFPPEKRPGKEAASSVSLPVIDLRGGELHGDGHGEIVEQIVEAGKEFGFFQVINHGVADQVLDEMMAVAEEFFKIPIEDKAAYYSEDTSKNNRLFASTMYGKDGTYYWRDCLKLACYPVEETIHEWPEKPSNLKEVLAKFIVEARGVAMKLLKLICEGLGLKEDYFDGDLTGGQVLINVNYYAPCPDPSLTLGLPPHCDRNVITLLLPGTVSGLQIMHKGSWIGVESIRSALVVNFGHQLEIITNGLLKSVEHRAVTNSVASRTSIATFVMPAMDSRIEPAQSLIDERNPLLYKSFLFKDFLKIYNDASARRESVLEAFMIKN, encoded by the exons ATGGAGATGCTCCTCTCCAATGGCCCCGAACACCGATCGGTGCCCGAGCGTTTCATATTCCCCCCGGAAAAGCGCCCGGGAAAGGAGGCCGCTTCCTCTGTCTCCCTCCCCGTGATCGATCTCCGCGGCGGCGAGCTCCACGGCGACGGCCATGGTGAGATCGTCGAGCAAATCGTCGAGGCTGGTAAAGAATTCGGCTTCTTCCAG GTTATCAACCATGGTGTTGCAGACCAAGTGCTCGATGAAATGATGGCTGTCGCGGAGGAGTTCTTTAAGATTCCGATCGAGGATAAAGCTGCGTATTATTCGGAGGATACGAGTAAAAATAACAGGCTTTTCGCAAGCACCATGTATGGAAAAGATGGAACTTATTACTGGAGGGATTGCTTGAAACTTGCTTGTTACCCTGTGGAGGAGACCATACATGAATGGCCTGAAAAGCCGAGTAATCTCAA GGAAGTTCTTGCAAAATTCATAGTAGAGGCTAGAGGGGTTGCTATGAAGCTCTTGAAGCTTATTTGTGAAGGACTAGGCCTCAAGGAGGACTATTTTGATGGAGATCTCACTGGGGGTCAAGTCCTTATAAATGTGAACTATTATGCGCCGTGCCCGGATCCAAGTTTAACACTTGGTTTGCCGCCGCATTGTGATCGAAATGTCATCACCCTGCTTCTTCCTGGGACCGTTTCTGGTCTTCAGATCATGCACAAAGGGAGTTGGATTGGAGTCGAGTCGATTCGGAGTGCTTTGGTTGTTAATTTCGGACACCAATTAGAG ATAATTACAAATGGATTGCTGAAGAGTGTCGAGCATCGAGCCGTGACAAACTCGGTTGCGTCGCGGACTTCGATCGCCACGTTCGTCATGCCAGCCATGGATAGCCGGATCGAGCCAGCTCAATCACTGATCGACGAGCGAAACCCTCTGCTCTACAAATCCTTCCTCTTCAAAGATTTCCTCAAAATCTACAATGATGCTTCAGCTAGGAGGGAGAGTGTGCTAGAAGCATTCATGATCAAAAATTGA
- the LOC109728916 gene encoding 2'-deoxymugineic-acid 2'-dioxygenase-like has product MELLSSGVALQTVPEKYIFPAHKRPAKELVDSSVALPVIDLRGGRLQGDGRDEIVREIVDAGKQFGFFQVVNHGVPEQLIEHMVGVSEELFNMPVEEKAKYYSDDPSIICRLGSSTPYDQNGIRYWRDYLKLVCYPVEEFMHLWPQKPDKFREVLAKYIVEVRELADKLLRLIAEGLGLEQDYFSGGFSGGQTQMNVNYYPPCPDPSLTLGLLPHCDRHLITLLVQGTAARGLQAKFEGKWIPVEPIRNAFVVNFGHQLEIITNGVLRSVEHRAVTNTSVARLSIASLIMPKTDCLIAPAKSLINEHNPPKYKSFTFEEFLSAYNAAAANREGVLEYFKIEE; this is encoded by the exons ATGGAGCTCCTCTCCAGCGGCGTCGCGCTCCAAACGGTGCCGGAGAAGTACATCTTCCCCGCGCACAAGCGCCCCGCAAAAGAGCTCGTCGACTCCTCCGTCGCACTCCCCGTAATCGACCTCCGCGGAGGTCGACTTCAGGGCGACGGCCGAGACGAGATCGTGAGGGAGATCGTCGACGCGGGCAAGCAATTCGGCTTCTTCCAG GTGGTGAACCATGGCGTGCCGGAGCAATTGATCGAACACATGGTGGGCGTCTCGGAGGAGCTCTTCAACATGCCCGTGGAGGAGAAAGCCAAGTATTACTCCGACGATCCGAGCATAATTTGCAGGCTTGGGTCGAGCACCCCCTATGATCAGAACGGGATTCGCTACTGGAGAGATTATCTGAAGCTCGTTTGCTACCCTGTAGAGGAGTTCATGCATCTATGGCCTCAAAAACCCGACAAATTCAG GGAGGTGCTCGCGAAGTACATAGTGGAAGTAAGAGAGTTAGCTGATAAGCTGTTGAGGTTGATTGCAGAAGGATTGGGGCTTGAACAGGACTACTTCAGCGGCGGTTTCAGCGGTGGTCAGACCCAAATGAACGTGAATTACTACCCGCCGTGTCCCGACCCGAGCTTGACGCTGGGTTTGCTACCTCATTGCGATCGACACCTCATTACGCTTCTTGTGCAAGGGACTGCGGCTAGGGGTCTACAAGCCAAATTTGAAGGGAAATGGATTCCTGTTGAGCCAATCCGCAATGCCTTTGTTGTGAATTTTGGCCACCAGTTGGAG ATAATTACGAACGGAGTGTTGAGGAGTGTGGAGCACCGAGCCGTGACGAACACGTCTGTTGCAAGGTTATCAATTGCTTCACTGATCATGCCTAAGACGGATTGCTTGATTGCTCCAGCAAAATCGCTGATCAACGAGCATAACCCGCCAAAATACAAGTCCTTCACTTTCGAAGAGTTTCTCAGTGCCTACAATGCCGCAGCGGCTAATCGGGAGGGCGTGTTGGAGTACTTCAAGATTGAAGAGTAA
- the LOC109703736 gene encoding procyclic form-specific polypeptide B-alpha-like: MAPTLPHYLLVLLFLGVASYTTPSFAGHEELSKYHGNLHKKLLSMTPSTYGHDARQIVAEENRMSELKPDCLPEPKPGHQPEPKPGHMPKPKPGHMPKPKPGHMPQPKPNHPPKPKPGHQPEPMPGHKPEPKPGHPPKSEPGHLPEPKPGHMPEPKPSHPPELKPGHKSEPIPGHMGEPKPSRQTVT, encoded by the coding sequence ATGGCACCTACACTCCCACATTACCTTCTTGTGCTTCTATTCCTGGGGGTGGCATCTTACACCACTCCCTCTTTTGCTGGTCATGAGGAATTGTCGAAGTACCACGGTAATCTTCACAAGAAACTGCTGTCGATGACGCCGTCGACTTATGGACATGATGCTCGCCAAATTGTGGCCGAGGAGAATCGGATGTCTGAACTCAAACCTGATTGTTTACCCGAGCCAAAGCCTGGTCATCAACCTGAGCCTAAACCTGGGCACATGCCAAAGCCTAAGCCCGGACATATGCCCAAGCCCAAACCTGGACACATGCCCCAGCCTAAGCCTAACCATCCTCCCAAGCCTAAACCTGGTCACCAACCCGAGCCAATGCCCGGACACAAGCCCGAGCCTAAGCCTGGCCATCCTCCCAAGTCTGAGCCTGGTCATTTGCCCGAGCCGAAACCCGGACACATGCCCGAGCCTAAGCCTAGTCATCCTCCCGAGCTTAAGCCTGGTCACAAGTCCGAGCCCATTCCTGGACACATGGGTGAGCCTAAACCCAGTCGCCAAACCGTAACCTAA